Proteins encoded within one genomic window of Candidatus Syntrophocurvum alkaliphilum:
- the rplJ gene encoding 50S ribosomal protein L10, which produces MSKIEEKQKLVKEIEQKIKDSKLVVFTDFRGLNVDEVSELRNKLRVPGVEYKVLKNTMVRFALQNNGQEDIAEKIVGPNAILFSEEDPVGPAKTLFEFAKTHKNLEVKLGILEGQMVEANKVKELADLPSREVLVAQVLGTMQAPITGFVNVLNANITGLVRALDQIKDQKEAC; this is translated from the coding sequence ATGTCCAAAATTGAAGAAAAACAAAAACTAGTAAAAGAAATAGAACAAAAGATTAAGGATTCAAAATTGGTTGTTTTTACTGATTTTAGAGGGCTTAATGTTGACGAAGTTTCTGAACTTAGGAACAAATTAAGGGTTCCAGGTGTTGAATATAAAGTGTTAAAAAACACCATGGTTAGATTTGCGCTTCAAAATAATGGCCAGGAAGACATAGCTGAGAAAATTGTAGGCCCAAATGCAATTCTCTTTAGTGAAGAGGACCCAGTTGGCCCGGCAAAAACATTATTTGAATTTGCAAAAACACATAAAAACCTTGAAGTTAAACTAGGGATTTTGGAAGGTCAGATGGTTGAAGCAAATAAAGTAAAAGAATTAGCTGACCTACCTTCAAGAGAAGTTCTTGTTGCTCAAGTGCTTGGCACAATGCAAGCACCTATTACAGGATTTGTTAATGTTCTAAATGCGAATATTACTGGGCTAGTTAGAGCATTAGATCAAATAAAAGATCAAAAAGAGGCATGTTAA